The following coding sequences are from one bacterium window:
- a CDS encoding glycosyltransferase, which translates to MDLSIIIPTYNEAHKISRDIIEAGAFLRHHHLQGEILVADDGSEDGTSTMAREAGKGLTLHVLENKAHHGKGYVVRQGIMAAQGRIIMFSDSGSCTPYDFAAVGMDLIERDQCDCAHGSRKMRGSVIRHPQPLNRRIISMMIRWVFILWLKVPARLTDTQCGFKLYRGSAAKILYAPCKTEGFLFDLEIILRALQHNMRIEEFPIEWRADRDSRLSASRNFFGIVQELYSLKVIQRTLAAESKVHSRSR; encoded by the coding sequence ATGGATCTCTCCATCATCATACCGACCTATAACGAAGCGCATAAAATCAGCCGGGACATTATCGAGGCCGGCGCCTTTCTCCGCCATCATCACCTGCAGGGCGAGATTTTGGTGGCGGATGACGGCAGTGAGGACGGCACTTCGACCATGGCCAGAGAAGCGGGCAAAGGCCTGACGCTGCACGTCCTGGAAAATAAAGCCCATCACGGCAAAGGTTATGTGGTACGTCAGGGCATTATGGCAGCCCAGGGCCGCATCATCATGTTCAGCGACAGCGGTTCCTGCACGCCCTATGATTTCGCCGCCGTAGGCATGGATCTGATCGAGCGCGACCAGTGCGACTGCGCGCATGGATCGCGGAAGATGCGCGGCAGCGTCATTCGCCATCCCCAGCCCCTCAACCGGCGAATCATCAGCATGATGATCCGCTGGGTGTTCATCCTCTGGCTCAAAGTGCCGGCGCGGCTGACCGACACCCAATGCGGATTCAAACTCTACCGCGGTTCCGCAGCCAAGATCCTCTACGCCCCGTGCAAAACCGAAGGATTTCTCTTTGACCTGGAGATCATCTTGCGTGCGCTGCAGCATAACATGCGCATCGAGGAATTTCCCATCGAGTGGCGGGCGGATCGGGACAGCCGGCTATCCGCCAGCAGAAATTTCTTCGGCATTGTGCAGGAGCTTTATTCACTCAAAGTGATCCAGCGAACCCTTGCGGCAGAAAGTAAAGTGCACTCGCGAAGCCGTTGA
- a CDS encoding ribonuclease HI family protein: protein MTDAAVFQLIVNKVTAQHLGIAEEHWQRFCERVKKEWLDKSAAVIQVHIDGGSKGNPGPAGIGVVFSDADGAVLREYYEYIGEETNNAAEYHALLKALDLAEEMGYDSLSLHSDSELLVGQISGDYQVKNERLLPLYFRAEEAIRRLRSFSIRAIPRAENKRADRLANLAISRQGR, encoded by the coding sequence ATGACCGATGCAGCTGTTTTTCAATTGATCGTGAATAAAGTAACTGCTCAGCACCTGGGCATCGCCGAAGAGCACTGGCAGCGTTTTTGCGAGCGGGTGAAAAAAGAATGGTTGGACAAATCCGCCGCAGTCATCCAAGTTCATATCGATGGCGGCAGCAAGGGGAATCCCGGCCCGGCTGGAATCGGGGTTGTGTTCAGCGACGCCGACGGCGCGGTGCTGCGGGAATATTATGAATATATCGGCGAAGAGACCAACAACGCGGCTGAATACCATGCTCTGCTCAAAGCCCTGGATCTGGCCGAAGAGATGGGATATGACTCGCTCTCCCTGCACAGCGACAGCGAACTGCTCGTCGGCCAGATCAGCGGCGACTATCAGGTGAAGAACGAGCGGTTGCTGCCGCTCTATTTCCGCGCCGAAGAGGCCATCCGCCGGTTGCGCTCTTTTTCCATCCGCGCCATCCCTCGCGCTGAGAACAAACGGGCGGACCGTCTGGCTAATCTCGCCATTTCGCGGCAGGGCCGGTGA
- a CDS encoding DUF664 domain-containing protein produces the protein MTLTELYLQEFDQEAGNTRKMLQRIPADKLAWRPHAKSMSLAGLATHLANVFSWMPMILEQPSLDLAPNGVALPHLKAAESVEEILQAFEQNAVRARAALAGADDEKLSQPWSLLMNSRVIFTQPRFAALRSSVMNHLIHHRAQLGLYLRLNDVAVPGMYGPSADETEM, from the coding sequence ATGACCTTGACGGAACTCTATTTACAGGAATTCGATCAGGAGGCCGGCAACACCCGCAAAATGCTGCAGCGCATACCTGCGGACAAACTGGCGTGGCGGCCGCACGCCAAATCCATGAGCCTGGCCGGGTTGGCCACCCATCTAGCCAACGTCTTTAGTTGGATGCCCATGATCCTCGAGCAGCCCTCCCTGGACCTGGCGCCCAACGGAGTGGCCCTGCCCCATTTAAAGGCGGCGGAATCAGTGGAGGAGATACTGCAGGCGTTTGAACAGAATGCGGTCCGTGCCCGCGCTGCGCTCGCCGGTGCGGATGATGAAAAGCTCAGCCAGCCCTGGTCGCTGCTGATGAACAGCCGGGTGATTTTCACTCAGCCGCGTTTTGCCGCGCTCCGTTCTTCGGTGATGAATCATCTGATCCACCATCGCGCCCAATTGGGACTCTATCTGCGGCTCAACGATGTGGCCGTGCCCGGCATGTATGGCCCCTCGGCCGACGAAACAGAGATGTGA
- a CDS encoding class I SAM-dependent methyltransferase, protein MQREREREKSGHADRLTFTVMDAENTTFTNSCFDLICGSSILHHLNVTKAYDEIRRILKPDGRAVFLEPLGHNPLINLYRKRTPTLRSPDEHPLLIKDLQAAGEFFSSLTINYFHLFSLLGVPSRNFFFFHPLLHLLEAVDRTGFSVLPFLRRYAWTTVFVLALPKK, encoded by the coding sequence ATGCAGAGAGAGAGAGAGAGAGAGAAATCTGGGCATGCTGACCGCTTGACTTTTACCGTGATGGATGCGGAAAATACGACTTTTACAAACAGCTGTTTCGATCTGATCTGCGGCAGCAGCATATTGCATCATCTGAATGTAACCAAGGCCTACGATGAAATCCGCCGGATTCTCAAGCCGGACGGCAGAGCTGTTTTCCTCGAGCCGTTGGGGCATAATCCGCTGATCAATTTGTACAGAAAACGCACACCCACCCTGCGCAGCCCGGACGAACACCCTCTGTTAATCAAAGATCTGCAGGCCGCCGGCGAGTTTTTTTCAAGCCTCACAATAAACTATTTTCATCTTTTTTCACTGTTAGGAGTTCCCTCGCGCAATTTTTTCTTTTTTCATCCACTCCTGCATTTGCTCGAGGCGGTTGACCGAACAGGCTTCTCGGTCTTGCCCTTCCTGCGCAGGTATGCATGGACGACGGTATTTGTGCTAGCATTGCCCAAAAAATGA
- a CDS encoding class I SAM-dependent methyltransferase — translation MENGIQRRTKSNSFAFHVHPDQPLGRESMNTSLLREQQFHDKIFQDHSRAQAAKFYSTTQSSRHFYESLLLADCRNKSVLEYGCDEGSYAYLLAEYGATVTGIDISNIGIENAEREREREIWAC, via the coding sequence TTGGAAAATGGAATCCAGCGACGCACAAAATCCAACTCTTTCGCATTTCATGTGCATCCGGATCAACCATTGGGGAGAGAATCGATGAATACAAGTCTCCTTCGCGAACAACAATTTCATGACAAAATTTTTCAGGATCATTCTCGAGCCCAAGCTGCCAAGTTTTATTCCACCACCCAAAGCAGCCGGCACTTTTATGAATCGTTGCTGTTGGCGGATTGCAGGAATAAATCCGTCCTGGAGTATGGCTGCGACGAAGGCAGCTATGCCTATCTGTTGGCAGAGTACGGCGCAACCGTCACCGGAATAGATATCTCAAATATTGGCATAGAAAATGCAGAGAGAGAGAGAGAGAGAGAAATCTGGGCATGCTGA
- a CDS encoding ThuA domain-containing protein, producing MRTIAARFTSLFVFLILVGLYLSMVYCSQAAPRILILTGSNNHDWRSTTEALIKLYQNNGFPSVTVLQDPQALAEKLASCDVLVSNWNSWPEVTGRPWGAKSEEAFITFIRQGGGLVLLHAASATLQDWPEFQRMAGATWQLGRTGHGRIHSFQVVMADTLHPVTQGLAAFDITDELWHHMALQPDIHVLCRAFSAPEHKGSGQYEPVALVTHFGKGRCFYSVLGHDVQAMSSPGWQKLMLRGTEWAATGRVELCK from the coding sequence ATGCGCACGATCGCGGCGCGCTTTACTTCCCTGTTTGTTTTTTTAATCTTGGTCGGCCTCTATCTTTCCATGGTTTACTGCAGCCAGGCGGCTCCCCGCATCCTCATCCTCACCGGATCCAACAATCATGATTGGCGATCCACCACCGAGGCGTTGATCAAACTGTATCAAAATAACGGATTTCCATCTGTAACCGTCCTCCAGGATCCGCAGGCACTGGCGGAAAAGCTGGCGTCCTGCGATGTGCTGGTCAGCAACTGGAACAGCTGGCCTGAGGTGACCGGCCGGCCCTGGGGGGCAAAAAGTGAAGAGGCGTTCATTACTTTTATTCGACAGGGCGGCGGCCTGGTCCTGTTGCATGCCGCCAGCGCGACGCTGCAGGACTGGCCCGAATTTCAACGTATGGCGGGCGCAACCTGGCAGCTGGGCCGGACCGGCCATGGACGGATCCACTCCTTTCAGGTGGTGATGGCCGATACCCTGCATCCGGTGACGCAAGGTTTGGCGGCGTTCGACATCACCGACGAGCTCTGGCATCACATGGCCCTGCAGCCCGATATCCACGTACTCTGCCGAGCCTTTTCCGCGCCGGAACACAAGGGCAGCGGCCAATATGAGCCGGTGGCGCTGGTCACCCATTTCGGCAAAGGTCGCTGCTTTTACAGCGTGCTCGGTCATGATGTTCAGGCCATGTCCTCGCCGGGCTGGCAAAAGCTGATGCTGCGCGGCACTGAATGGGCGGCCACCGGCAGGGTAGAGCTGTGTAAATAA